Proteins found in one Nocardia brasiliensis ATCC 700358 genomic segment:
- a CDS encoding glycosyltransferase, whose protein sequence is MTAPRIGLVHERFTEYGGSEAVVAEFLRTWPGASVFAPIVSRAGQAALAAQCGAGELDSIQDSWLSGVHTALGARAHAPLLPFVPRALRRLPLAGRFDAVVVSHHAFATQAVFATDAPVIAYVHSPARWAWDSAFRAQEAGGRSGQLALAALGHIARRAELRAAPRLAQVIANSHAVADRVRDWWGLPAAVINPPVRIDRFTPDPSLSREDFFLFAGRLVPYKRADLAIRAARQAGRRLVVLGDGRHRPYLESIAGPETTFLGAASDAVLLDSYRRCQALLMPGVEDFGIVPVEAMACGTPVLAVGAGGALDTVLPGTTGEYLAPGDDQSVIDSLARHMRAFDSTTYDPATIRTHATTFTPTAFRTRLSATVTQTLTRTALESSR, encoded by the coding sequence GTGACCGCGCCGCGAATCGGGCTCGTGCATGAGCGATTCACCGAATACGGCGGGTCCGAAGCGGTGGTGGCGGAGTTCCTCCGCACCTGGCCCGGAGCCTCGGTGTTCGCGCCGATCGTCAGTCGTGCGGGGCAGGCCGCACTCGCGGCGCAATGCGGTGCGGGAGAGCTGGATTCGATTCAGGACAGCTGGCTCAGCGGAGTGCATACCGCGCTGGGCGCCCGCGCGCACGCCCCGCTGCTGCCCTTCGTGCCCCGGGCGCTGCGTCGCCTGCCGCTGGCCGGGCGGTTCGACGCGGTGGTCGTCAGCCATCACGCGTTCGCCACTCAGGCCGTATTCGCCACGGACGCACCGGTGATCGCGTATGTGCACAGTCCGGCACGCTGGGCGTGGGACAGCGCTTTTCGCGCCCAGGAGGCCGGTGGACGGTCCGGTCAGCTCGCTTTGGCGGCCCTCGGCCATATCGCTCGCCGGGCCGAGTTGCGGGCGGCGCCGCGGCTGGCGCAGGTGATCGCCAACTCGCACGCGGTCGCGGACCGTGTACGTGATTGGTGGGGTCTGCCCGCCGCCGTGATCAATCCGCCCGTGCGGATAGATCGGTTCACCCCCGACCCGTCGCTGTCGCGCGAGGACTTCTTCCTGTTCGCCGGTCGTCTCGTGCCCTACAAACGGGCAGACCTCGCGATCAGGGCGGCGCGGCAGGCGGGCCGCCGGCTGGTCGTGCTCGGCGACGGCAGGCACCGCCCCTACCTCGAATCCATCGCCGGACCGGAGACCACATTTCTCGGCGCTGCCTCCGACGCGGTCCTGCTGGACAGCTATCGCCGCTGCCAGGCCCTGCTCATGCCGGGCGTCGAGGATTTCGGCATCGTCCCGGTGGAGGCGATGGCGTGCGGCACCCCGGTCCTCGCGGTCGGCGCGGGCGGCGCGCTCGACACCGTCCTACCCGGCACCACCGGCGAATATCTCGCCCCCGGCGACGACCAGTCCGTCATCGACAGCCTCGCCCGCCACATGCGCGCTTTCGATTCCACCACCTACGATCCCGCCACCATCCGCACCCACGCCACCACCTTCACCCCCACCGCCTTCCGCACCCGCCTATCCGCCACAGTCACCCAAACCCTCACCCGGACGGCCCTGGAATCGTCGCGGTGA
- a CDS encoding glutamate-1-semialdehyde 2,1-aminomutase — MTSLDSRRDFARSNGIQARLHDLIPGGAHTYARGADQYPEHMAPILVRGNGCRVWDSDGNEYVEYGMGLRSVTLGHGYRPVVEAVTAAIADGVNFSRPTELELLAAEDFLSLVPGADMVKFAKNGSDATTAAVRLARAATGRVVVAVCDQPFFSVDDWFIGTTEMDSGTDDTATVKFPYNDLGALADVLAAVPVACVVMEAATALAEPGGGYLNGVRALCDRYGALLVFDEMITGFRWSAGGAQQVYGVRPDLSCWGKAMGNGFPISALAGKRAYMELGGLRTDRDRVFLLSTTHGPEAAGLAAFRAVVRAYADTDPIGRMERAGRRLADAVNATAAELGIADFLQVAGRPSCLVYLTRDPRGRPSQAFRTLFLQELLARGVLGQSFVTSAAHTDDAVDVTVSACREAALVYRRALEQGSVTGLLVGRPVAPALRRTAAPRRIAAASQGGAQHS, encoded by the coding sequence GTGACGAGTCTCGACAGTCGACGTGATTTCGCTCGTAGCAACGGCATCCAGGCGCGGTTGCACGACCTGATACCCGGTGGCGCGCACACCTATGCGCGCGGCGCCGATCAGTACCCGGAACACATGGCCCCGATTCTGGTGCGCGGCAACGGCTGCCGGGTCTGGGACAGCGACGGAAACGAGTACGTCGAGTACGGCATGGGCCTGCGCTCGGTGACGCTCGGGCACGGTTATCGGCCGGTGGTCGAGGCGGTGACGGCCGCCATCGCCGACGGTGTGAACTTCTCCCGGCCCACCGAATTGGAATTGCTTGCCGCCGAGGACTTCCTGTCCTTGGTCCCCGGGGCCGACATGGTCAAGTTCGCCAAGAACGGCTCGGACGCGACCACCGCGGCGGTCCGGCTGGCCCGCGCCGCCACCGGCCGGGTGGTCGTCGCGGTGTGTGATCAACCGTTCTTCTCCGTGGACGACTGGTTCATCGGCACCACCGAGATGGACAGCGGCACCGACGACACCGCCACGGTGAAGTTCCCGTACAACGATCTCGGCGCACTGGCCGACGTCCTGGCCGCGGTGCCGGTGGCGTGCGTGGTCATGGAGGCGGCGACCGCACTCGCCGAACCCGGCGGCGGGTATCTGAACGGTGTTCGCGCCCTGTGCGATCGGTACGGGGCGTTGCTCGTGTTCGACGAGATGATCACCGGGTTCCGCTGGTCGGCCGGTGGGGCGCAACAGGTGTACGGCGTGCGCCCGGATCTGTCGTGCTGGGGGAAGGCGATGGGCAACGGGTTCCCGATCTCGGCGTTGGCGGGCAAGCGCGCATACATGGAGCTGGGCGGGTTGCGAACGGACCGGGACCGGGTGTTCCTGCTGTCGACCACCCACGGGCCGGAAGCCGCGGGGCTGGCCGCGTTCCGCGCGGTGGTTCGCGCCTACGCGGACACCGATCCGATCGGCCGGATGGAACGGGCCGGGCGGCGGCTCGCCGACGCGGTGAATGCCACTGCCGCCGAGCTGGGTATCGCCGATTTCCTTCAGGTCGCCGGGCGGCCGTCGTGCCTGGTCTATCTCACCAGAGACCCGCGCGGCAGGCCGTCGCAAGCGTTCCGGACGCTGTTCCTGCAGGAATTGCTGGCCCGCGGGGTGCTGGGGCAATCGTTCGTGACCTCGGCGGCGCACACCGACGACGCTGTCGACGTGACTGTCTCCGCCTGCCGGGAGGCAGCGCTCGTTTATCGGCGCGCGCTCGAACAGGGCAGTGTCACAGGGCTTTTGGTAGGACGTCCGGTCGCGCCCGCGCTCCGGCGGACCGCCGCGCCGCGCCGGATCGCCGCCGCATCGCAAGGTGGAGCGCAGCACTCGTGA